The region TCGGACGCCTCGCGCAGCTTGGTCTCGGCCTCGGGGGAGTCGGCCCGGGCGGCGTCGAGGACGCAGTGGGCCATGTGCTCGTCCAGCAGGCCGAGCGCGACCGCCTGCAGCGCCTTGGTGACCGCGGAGACCTGGGTGAGGACGTCGATGCAGTACTTGTCCTCGGCGATCATCCGCTCGATGCCCTTCACCTGGCCCTCGATGCGACGCATCCGCTTGGCGTAGTCGTCCTTGCGTGCCGCGTAACCGGGCGTGGTGTGGCCGTCCATGGCGGCTACTCTACCCCCCTAGGGTATCTGGACGGAGGCGGGTAGGCATGACGGCGGGACACGACGAAGGTCCGGGCGGCGGATCGCACGCCGGCCACGGCGGGGCGGGCGTCTCGATGGCCGCGGCGGCGACCCTGCACTGCCTCACCGGCTGCGCGATCGGGGAGATCGTCGGCATGATGATCAGCGCGGGCGCGGGTCTCGGCAACGCCGCGTCGATCGTGGTCGCGGTCGCGCTCTCCTTCGTCTTCGGGTACACGCTCTCGTCGCTGCCGCTGCTGGCCGCGGGACTGCCGGTGCGGGCCGTGCTCGGTCTCGTCCTCGCCGCCGACACGCTGTCCATCGCGACGATGGAGGCGGTCGACAACACGGTGGAGGCGGTCGTGCCGGGCGCGCTGAACGCCATGCTCTCGGACGCGATCTTCTGGTGGAGCCTGCTGCTGTCGCTCGTCGTCGCCTATGCGGCGGCGTTCCCGGTGAATCGCTGGCTCCTGGCACGGGGCAAGGGACACGCCATCACGCACGGCGCGGGCGC is a window of Jatrophihabitans endophyticus DNA encoding:
- a CDS encoding metal-sensitive transcriptional regulator encodes the protein MDGHTTPGYAARKDDYAKRMRRIEGQVKGIERMIAEDKYCIDVLTQVSAVTKALQAVALGLLDEHMAHCVLDAARADSPEAETKLREASDAIARLVRS
- a CDS encoding DUF4396 domain-containing protein gives rise to the protein MTAGHDEGPGGGSHAGHGGAGVSMAAAATLHCLTGCAIGEIVGMMISAGAGLGNAASIVVAVALSFVFGYTLSSLPLLAAGLPVRAVLGLVLAADTLSIATMEAVDNTVEAVVPGALNAMLSDAIFWWSLLLSLVVAYAAAFPVNRWLLARGKGHAITHGAGAGARPRRIPVPATATLAVGLVALLLGGWLGAAG